In Eschrichtius robustus isolate mEscRob2 chromosome 2, mEscRob2.pri, whole genome shotgun sequence, a single window of DNA contains:
- the PTTG1 gene encoding securin isoform X1, protein MATLIYVDKENGEPGTRVASKDGLKLGSGPSVKALDGRSQVSTPHVGKTFDAPPALPKAARKALGTVNRATEKSIKTNGPLKQKQTAFSTKKMTEKPVKAKSSVPASDDTYPEIEKFFPFNPLDFESFDLPEEHQIAHMPLNGVPLMILDEERELEQLLHLGPPSPLKMPPPPWESNLLQSPSSILSTLDVELPPVCYDLDI, encoded by the exons ATGGCTACTCTGATCTATGTTGACAAGGAAAATGGAGAACCAGGCACCCGTGTGGCTTCTAAGGATGGGCTGAAGCTGGGGTCTGGGCCTT CAGTCAAAGCTTTAGATGGGAGATCTCAGGTTTCAACACCACATGTTGGCAAAACGTTTGATGCTCCACCAGCTTTACCTAAAGCTGCCAGAAAGGCTTTGGGAACTGTTAACAGAGCTACAGAAAAGTCAATAAAGACGAATGGACCcctcaaacagaaacagacagccTTCTCTACCAAAAAG ATGACTGAGAAGCCCGTTAAAGCAAAAAGCTCTGTTCCTGCCTCAGATGACACCTatccagaaatagaaaaattctttCCCTTCAACCCATTAG ATTTCGAGAGTTTCGACCTGCCTGAAGAGCACCAGATTGCACACATGCCCTTGAATGGAGTGCCTCTCATGATCCTCGATGAGGAGAGGGAGCTTGAACAGCTCTTACACCTGGGCCCCCCTTCACCTCTGAAGATGCCTCCTCCACCCTGGGAGTCTA ATCTGTTGCAGTCTCCCTCAAGCATTCTGTCGACCCTGGATGTTGAATTGCCACCTGTTTGCTATGACTTAGATATTTAA
- the PTTG1 gene encoding securin isoform X2, with translation MATLIYVDKENGEPGTRVASKDGLKLGSGPFKALDGRSQVSTPHVGKTFDAPPALPKAARKALGTVNRATEKSIKTNGPLKQKQTAFSTKKMTEKPVKAKSSVPASDDTYPEIEKFFPFNPLDFESFDLPEEHQIAHMPLNGVPLMILDEERELEQLLHLGPPSPLKMPPPPWESNLLQSPSSILSTLDVELPPVCYDLDI, from the exons ATGGCTACTCTGATCTATGTTGACAAGGAAAATGGAGAACCAGGCACCCGTGTGGCTTCTAAGGATGGGCTGAAGCTGGGGTCTGGGCCTT TCAAAGCTTTAGATGGGAGATCTCAGGTTTCAACACCACATGTTGGCAAAACGTTTGATGCTCCACCAGCTTTACCTAAAGCTGCCAGAAAGGCTTTGGGAACTGTTAACAGAGCTACAGAAAAGTCAATAAAGACGAATGGACCcctcaaacagaaacagacagccTTCTCTACCAAAAAG ATGACTGAGAAGCCCGTTAAAGCAAAAAGCTCTGTTCCTGCCTCAGATGACACCTatccagaaatagaaaaattctttCCCTTCAACCCATTAG ATTTCGAGAGTTTCGACCTGCCTGAAGAGCACCAGATTGCACACATGCCCTTGAATGGAGTGCCTCTCATGATCCTCGATGAGGAGAGGGAGCTTGAACAGCTCTTACACCTGGGCCCCCCTTCACCTCTGAAGATGCCTCCTCCACCCTGGGAGTCTA ATCTGTTGCAGTCTCCCTCAAGCATTCTGTCGACCCTGGATGTTGAATTGCCACCTGTTTGCTATGACTTAGATATTTAA